One genomic region from Prunus persica cultivar Lovell chromosome G3, Prunus_persica_NCBIv2, whole genome shotgun sequence encodes:
- the LOC18784130 gene encoding mitogen-activated protein kinase kinase kinase 1, translating to MKRKSEQEEFEEFEEEKKQRIWSHGEHWLRGEMVGEGSSGSVFLATPKNPRRGEFGSMLNFPGLMAVKSAEVSDSESIRHEAEVLLDIKGCPFVIERFGEEITTSEEGGDHMVYNLLLEFASGGTLGDLIEKSNGHGLPEAEVRRYTRSILEGIKHIHKFDYVHCDLKPENILLVPNPATSTGSFVAKISDFGLAKKTKENYGQWRGTPTYLSPEALNDSEQEPPSDIWSLGCIVLEMLTGKSFSDLKPGCELEDFHYMFHHVCTPKIPAEVSGVARDFLKSCLAMRSCERLTAEKLLLHQFVIRPKPSKAARHTKGKVVCSSSGYADGSKPSADCHASSAIVRRIPPPPGFEILAALV from the coding sequence ATGAAAAGAAAGTCCGAACAAGAAGAATTTGAAGaatttgaagaagagaaaaaacagAGGATTTGGAGTCATGGAGAGCACTGGCTGAGAGGGGAGATGGTTGGAGAAGGAAGCTCTGGTTCTGTTTTTCTTGCCACTCCCAAAAACCCAAGAAGGGGTGAGTTTGGTAGCATGCTAAACTTTCCGGGATTGATGGCGGTGAAATCGGCAGAGGTCTCTGATTCGGAGTCAATCCGGCATGAGGCAGAGGTTCTGTTGGACATTAAGGGTTGCCCTTTTGTCATTGAGCGTTTTGGTGAAGAAATCACAACCAGTGAAGAGGGTGGTGATCACATGGTCTATAACTTGTTGCTGGAATTTGCCTCTGGAGGAACTCTTGGTGATCTGATTGAGAAATCCAACGGTCATGGATTGCCTGAAGCTGAAGTTAGAAGGTATACGAGGTCGATACTTGAAGGGATTAAGCATATTCACAAGTTTGATTATGTTCACTGTGATTTGAAGCCGGAAAACATTCTGCTTGTACCAAATCCTGCAACTAGTACTGGTAGTTTTGTGGCTAagatttcagattttggattgGCTAAGAAAACCAAGGAGAATTACGGTCAATGGAGAGGCACTCCTACGTATCTGTCCCCAGAAGCCTTAAATGACAGTGAGCAGGAGCCGCCCTCTGATATATGGTCTCTTGGTTGTATCGTACTTGAGATGCTAACCGGCAAGTCCTTCTCAGATTTAAAGCCTGGTTGTGAACTTGAAGATTTCCACTATATGTTTCATCACGTATGTACTCCCAAAATCCCTGCTGAAGTCTCTGGTGTGGCCAGGGATTTTCTTAAGAGTTGTCTTGCCATGAGGTCTTGCGAAAGGCTGACCGCTGAAAAGCTCTTGCTTCATCAATTCGTTATACGGCCAAAGCCATCGAAAGCAGCTCGTCATACAAAGGGGAAGGTGGTTTGCTCATCTTCAGGCTATGCAGATGGCTCCAAACCAAGTGCAGATTGTCACGCAAGCTCTGCCATTGTTCGCAGAATTCCGCCACCACCTGGTTTTGAGATACTTGCTGCTCTTGTTTGA